A genome region from Macaca nemestrina isolate mMacNem1 chromosome 20, mMacNem.hap1, whole genome shotgun sequence includes the following:
- the LOC105487242 gene encoding growth/differentiation factor 15, producing MPGQELKTLNGSQMLLVLLVLLWPPHGGAVSLAEASRTSFPGPSDLHSEDSRFRELRKRYEDLLTRLRANQSWEDSNTDLIQAPEVRILTPEVRLGSGGHLHLRISRAVLPEGLPEASRIHRALFRLSPTASRSWDVTRPLRRQLRLARPQAPALHLRLSPPPSQSDQLLVKSSSSRPQLELHLRPRAARGRRRARARNGDRCPLGPGRCCRLHTVHASLEDLGWADWVLSPREVQVTMCIGACPSQFREANMHAQIKMNLHRLKPDTVPAPCCVPASYNPMVLIQKTDTGVSLQTYDDLLAKDCHCV from the exons ATGCCGGGGCAAGAACTCAAGACACTGAATGGCTCTCAGATGCTCTTGGTGTTGCTTGTGCTCTTATGGCCGCCGCATGGGGGCGCCGTGTCTCTGGCCGAGGCGAGCCGCACAAGTTTCCCGGGACCCTCAGACTTGCACTCTGAAGACTCCAGATTCCGAGAGTTGCGGAAACGCTACGAGGACCTGCTGACCAGGCTGCGGGCCAACCAGAGCTGGGAAGATTCAAACACCGACCTCATCCAGGCCCCTGAGGTCCGGATACTCACACCAGAAG TGCGGCTGGGATCTGGCGGCCACCTGCACCTGCGTATCTCCCGGGCCGTCCTGCCCGAGGGGCTCCCCGAGGCCTCCCGCATTCACCGGGCTCTGTTCCGGCTGTCCCCGACGGCGTCAAGGTCGTGGGACGTGACACGACCGCTGCGGCGTCAGCTCAGGCTTGCAAGACCCCAGGCGCCCGCGCTGCACCTGCGACTGTCGCCGCCGCCGTCGCAGTCGGACCAACTGCTGGTAAAGTCTTCGTCCTCACGGCCCCAGCTGGAGTTGCACTTGCGGCCGCGAGCCGCCAGGGGGCGCCGCAGAGCGCGTGCGCGCAACGGGGACCGCTGTCCGCTCGGGCCCGGGCGCTGCTGCCGTCTGCACACTGTCCACGCGTCGCTGGAAGACCTGGGCTGGGCCGATTGGGTGCTGTCGCCACGGGAGGTGCAAGTGACCATGTGCATCGGCGCGTGCCCGAGCCAGTTCCGGGAGGCCAACATGCACGCGCAGATCAAGATGAACCTGCACCGCCTGAAGCCCGACACGGTGCCAGCGCCCTGCTGCGTGCCCGCCAGCTACAATCCCATGGTGCTCATTCAAAAGACCGACACCGGGGTGTCACTCCAGACCTATGACGACTTGTTAGCCAAAGACTGCCACTGCGTATGA
- the LOC105487090 gene encoding leucine-rich repeat-containing protein 25, translating into MGGTLAWTLLLPLLLQESDSQEPSCTMPSTDVDWNTEFSATCLNFSGRGLSLPLNQSLRAGNVLLLDLSGNGLRELPVTFFAHLQKLEVLNVLHNPLSRVDGALAARCDLDLRADCSCALESWHEVRRDNCSGQKPLLCWDTTSFQHNLSAFLEVSCAPGLAPATIGAVAVSGCLLLGLAIAGPVLAWRLWRCRVARSRDLDKPWPAQDRPKPSLGLQPRYGSRSTPKPQVVTPPRPSTPDYENMFVGQPAAEHQWAEQGAHPSEDNDFYMNYKDIDLASQPVYCNLQALGQAPMDEEEYVIPGR; encoded by the exons ATGGGGGGCACCCTGGCATGGACGCTGCTGTTGCCGCTGCTGCTGCAGGAGTCAGACAGCCAGGAGCCGTCATGCACCATGCCCTCCACGGATGTGGACTGGAACACGGAGTTCAGTGCCACGTGCCTGAATTTCAGTGGCCGTGGCCTGAGCCTGCCCCTCAACCAGTCTCTGCGGGCCGGCAACGTGCTTCTCCTTGACCTGTCTGGGAACGGCCTGCGAGAGCTTCCAGTGACCTTCTTTGCCCACCTGCAGAAGCTTGAGGTCCTGAACGTGCTACACAACCCGCTGTCCCGTGTGGATGGGGCGCTGGCTGCCCGCTGTGACCTTGACCTGAGGGCTGACTGCAGCTGTGCCCTGGAGTCCTGGCACGAGGTCCGGCGAGACAACTGCTCTGGCCAGAAGCCTCTGCTCTGCTGGGACACAACCAGCTTCCAGCACAACCTCTCTGCCTTCCTGGAGGTCAGCTGCGCCCCCGGCCTGGCCCCTGCAACCATTGGGGCAGTGGCAGTCAGTGGGTGCCTGCTTCTCGGGCTTGCCATCGCTGGCCCTGTGCTGGCCTGGAGACTCTGGCGATGCCGAGTGGCCAGGAGCCGGGACCTGGACAAGCCCTGGCCTGCTCAGGATAGGCCCAAGCCCAGTTTAGGCTTGCAACCACGGTATGGCAGCCGGAGCACCCCCAAGCCCCAAGTGGTCACGCCACCCCGCCCCTCCACTCCTGACTATGAGAACATGTTTGTGGGCCAGCCAGCAGCTGAGCACCAGTGGGCTGAACAAGG GGCTCACCCTTCAGAGGACAATGACTTTTACATGAACTACAAGGACATCGACCTGGCCTCCCAGCCTGTCTACTGTAACCTGCAGGCACTGGGCCAGGCCCCGATGGATGAAGAGGAGTACGTGATCCCTGGGCGCTGA